A genomic region of Oenanthe melanoleuca isolate GR-GAL-2019-014 chromosome 25, OMel1.0, whole genome shotgun sequence contains the following coding sequences:
- the MYPOP gene encoding myb-related transcription factor, partner of profilin, which produces MWGGCPVLGITNLGNSGVRCPVRGSRIPGVPRQSRFPQVAPAVPAVPVPVAVPAVPVAVPAVSAVPVPVPAVPEPVPEPVPVPVSVPELREALAKERRGREALERELGKLRAAGQGLARRLQEAESRNLELEAKLRRLQSDPPGPGPPPPPGGAEQPPPTAAPPVEPPRLFRSPLGLPLSRHLLLWARVPHPGATKDCLLLCAAGLRPPPAPPGTPP; this is translated from the exons atgtggggaggg TGTCCGGTTCTGGGGATCACTAATCTCGGTAATTCCGGGGTTCGGTGCCCGGTTCGGGGATCCCGAATCCCGGGGGTCCCCAGGCAGTCGCGGTTCCCGCAGGTGGCGCCGGCGGTCCCGgcggtcccggtcccggtcgCGGTCCCGGCGGTCCCGGTCGCGGTCCCTGCGGTCTCTGCGGTCCCAGTCCCGGTCCCCGCGGTCCCGGAGCCGGTCCCGGagccggtgccggtgccggtgtcGGTACCGGAGCTCCGGGAGGCGCTGGCCAAGGAGCGGCGCGGGCGGGAGGCGCTGGAGCGGGAGCTCGGGAAACTGCGGGCGGCGGGACAGGGACTGGCCCG GCGCCTGCAGGAGGCCGAGAGCCGCAACCTGGAACTGGAAGCGAAACTGCGGCGGCTGCAGAGTGACccccccgggcccggcccgcccccgccgccaG GAGGCGCGGAGCAGCCCCCCCCCACCGCGGCCCCCCCCGTGGAG CCCCCCCGGCTTTTCCGCTCccccctggggctgcccctgtcccggcacctgctgctctgggcccGG gtgccacaccCCGGTGCCACCAAGGACTGTCTGCTGCTCTGCGCCGCCGGCCTgcgccccccgcccgcgccccccgggaccccccctTAA